The Eggerthella guodeyinii sequence TCGCGGAGGTCTTTCAGCAACTGCCCGATCTGCACGTTTGTGTTCGTCATGCCCATAACGCTATGCGAACAGGTACACTGGTTAACCGTATATCAGTTTACGATTTCCCTATGAAAGGACGATGTGGATGATCGGTTACCGCGAACTGCTGGGAGCAATTGAAAAGGCTGCAGCAGAAGTTTTCGAAACAGCTGAAACCGAGGAGCGCGTGTGCGAGTTGGAGCAGGAGATGTACGAGGAAATAAACCTGGTCGCCGCCGCCAGGATCGCAGAGCTTGCGTAAACGCTCATCGTTGGGGTTGGATGCTCTCCCCTGTGTCGGGTTGGTCGGCATCCACGTCCGCCAAGCGTTAGCGGGAAGCGCCCTCGCCGTCTTCCGCGGCGCCCAGCACGAGATCCATCATCTCTTGGCGGTTGCCGATGCCGAGCTTGGCGTAGATGTGGGCGATGTGCGTCTTCACGGTGTTTTCGGCCAGCACCAGCTCTTCCTGGATGAGGGTGCGCGTGCGGCCTTGCGCGAGGAGGATGAATATCTCCGTTTCGCGGGGCGACAGCTTGTTGGCCGCGGCGATGTCCTTGCAGCGAACCGCGATGGCGCGCGATACGTGCTCGCCGGTCAGGTCGCCGAGCGGCGGGTTCTCGGACGCGGTCGCCGGCTTTTCCGCGGCGTTCTCCCTGTCGCCCGCGTCCAGCCGTCGCGCTCCCATCCACTCGCTCAGAATGGCGGCGATGGTGAGCGAGTAGGCGGCGCCGAGCATCACCATGCTGCTGAACGCCGCGCCGCTTCCCAGCAGCGCGACCCACAGCATGGAGCTGAGCGCGTAAATGGCCGCGGCGATGCCCATCATGCGGTACGAGGGCATGGTGAGCGCGTCAATCGCCGTGACCACGACGATCCAGAACAGCACGTGCGCGCAGGAGTCGTCCAGCCTCATGCACGCGTCGAGCAACGCGGCGGGGATGCCGGGCGCGGGGTTCTGCGACACGACGAGGAACAGGCCGCCGATGACGATGATGAACGCCGGCTGGAACCTCAAATCGAGGCGCCACCGGGTTGTCTTCACGAGCGTGGCGTATGCGAAGAGGGCCAGGATCGCCGTGGAGGCGAGGGACGAGGCGATGCCGGCGGTCATGCCCTGCGCCGCAGCCTCGCTGCCCCACAGCCCGATCGAGCTGAACGATCGCACGGTGGCAAGCAGAAGCGCGGCGGCGGCAACGAGAACCAGCAGGCTCCTTCGGCCTTCGTGCCCTTCCGGCAGCATGGCGCGACGCGGTTGCGCGGCAAGCGTCGTCGATGCTTCGGAGTGGGAAGACCGTCGCGACGCGACGGCCTTGGCGCGGTTGACCGGCGCGGCGGTGCGCGCTGCCTTGAACAGCGCGGCCGAGACGAGCGGCAGCGCGATGGTGATGACGATCTGCCAGGTGGAGGACACGAGCTCGCGCACGATGGGGAGCGCGAGCGTTTCCGCGCCCAATGCCGCGACGATGCACCAAGCGGTGCAGGCGAACGTTTGCGTCCTGGTGAGCAGCAGGTAGAACCGCGACGCGATCCAGAAATAGCCGGCTCCGAATACGATCAAGCCGGCGACCGCCAGCACGATCGGGTCGAAGAGGCTTTGGTGGGAGGCGAGCGCGAAGCTCGCGGTGCCCACCGAAGAGGCGAGCGGCAGCACGTAGGAGAAGGGTCGATCGCGCTCGCGCAGCCAGCGGGGCGCGAGGGCGAATGCGATGCCGACGGCAAGTATGCCCAGCAGGAAGAACAGCCGCGGGT is a genomic window containing:
- a CDS encoding helix-turn-helix transcriptional regulator; amino-acid sequence: MHNVAGRRIDRSAVFASLGLGTNLLWCTLAGHTGGFPSSLHDLDPAVNPRLFFLLGILAVGIAFALAPRWLRERDRPFSYVLPLASSVGTASFALASHQSLFDPIVLAVAGLIVFGAGYFWIASRFYLLLTRTQTFACTAWCIVAALGAETLALPIVRELVSSTWQIVITIALPLVSAALFKAARTAAPVNRAKAVASRRSSHSEASTTLAAQPRRAMLPEGHEGRRSLLVLVAAAALLLATVRSFSSIGLWGSEAAAQGMTAGIASSLASTAILALFAYATLVKTTRWRLDLRFQPAFIIVIGGLFLVVSQNPAPGIPAALLDACMRLDDSCAHVLFWIVVVTAIDALTMPSYRMMGIAAAIYALSSMLWVALLGSGAAFSSMVMLGAAYSLTIAAILSEWMGARRLDAGDRENAAEKPATASENPPLGDLTGEHVSRAIAVRCKDIAAANKLSPRETEIFILLAQGRTRTLIQEELVLAENTVKTHIAHIYAKLGIGNRQEMMDLVLGAAEDGEGASR